Below is a genomic region from Aminiphilus circumscriptus DSM 16581.
AACGTTCCAGAACATCCGGCTCTTCAACCGCCAATCCTGCCTGGAGAACGTACTCACCCCCCTTCGGCAGCGCGCTTCCTACGGTGTAGCCTCGGCGATCCTGCACCTGCCCTCGGTGGGACGCGCCGAGAGGGAACTGAAAACCCGGGCCATGGAACTGCTCACCGAGATGGAACTCGCCGCCTACGCGGACGCACCGGCGGCAACCCTGCCCTACGGTCTCCAGCGCAAGCTCGAGATTGCCCGCGCTCTCGCGATGGGTCCCTCCCTCCTCCTCCTGGACGAACCGGCGGCGGGAATGAACCCCGAAGAGACCCGGGCGCTCTCCGCGCACATTCAGGAGATTCACCGGCGCTTCTCCCTGACGATCCTCGTGATCGAACACCACATGGACCTCATCATGCACATCTGCTCACGCATCGCCGTCATCAATTTCGGTGCCCTCCTCGCCGAGGGAACGCCCGAGGAGATCCGCAAGGACGAACGCGTTCTCGAAGCCTATCTTGGAAAGGGGAAGAGCGATCATGCCGCGTGAGTCGGATCACACCGTCCCGAACAGCGCCGCTCCCGAGACGGAGTCCGCCGGAACGGCTCCGGAAAGCGCATCGAAGCCCTTGCTCGTCGTGGAGGCCCTCGACGTGCACTACGGAAAGATCCACGCGGTTCGGGGCGTCTCCTTCGCGGTGGCTTCGGGAGAGATCGTGTCCATCGTCGGCGCGAACGGTGCGGGGAAATCCACCATCATGTGGGCGCTCACGGGAGTCGTCCGTTCATCGGGAGGTCGAGTCCTCTGGGACGGCGAGCCACTGCCGAAATCCCCCCACGAGGTCGTCCGAAAAGGACTGGCCCTCGTTCCGGAGCGGCGTCGCCTTTTCGCCCCCCTTACGGTTCGGGAAAATCTCGTCATGGGCGCCTATCTTCGCAAAGACAAGAATGTGGACAAGGACTACGAGCGGATCTTCACTCTCTTTCCCGTTCTGCGCCAGCGCCTCGGCCAGCTCGCGGGCACCCTTTCAGGTGGGGAGCAGCAGATGCTCGCCATTTCCCGGGCGCTCCTGAGCGCCCCGCGGATGCTCCTCTTCGACGAGCCCTCCCTGGGACTGGCGCCACGCATTGTGGAACAGCTCATGGAGACCATTGTGGAACTCCGCAATTCGGGCATCACCGTGCTCATGGTAGAACAGAACGCCGTGCAGGCCCTGGAGATCAGCGATCGGGCTCATGTCCTTGAAGCCGGAGCGCTCGTGAAGGGAGGAACGGGAAAAGAGCTGCTCGACGACCCGGCGGTGCGCTGCGCCTATCTGGGAGAAATCGCCCAGGATGCAACCGCCTGATATCCAGACCGCCGGAACGGAGCGCGAACCGACCTCGTCCTGGTAAATCTCTTCCGGAGCGGCCAGGAACAGAGCGACGGCCCCGAAAAGCAATGCCCCGGAAAACGCTTCCGCACCCGAAAACAGCTGCCGTTGCACTCCGGACGTGGAAATCCGGAGTGCAACGCTCCGAAAAAACCACACCCCATGCCCACCGGAGTTTTTGCGTCGGAGGATCGGCAGCCTTCTCGGAAACGGACTCGAATGGAACCGGCGTTTTGGTATGGTTTCGACGGTGCACCTTGGAGGAAACCAATACCGCCGATTCGTGTATAATTTCCGCATTATGGCTGCCGAACAGATCTCCCCAACGGGAAAAGCCTCTCCGTCCATGCCGCAGGCGCCCGCATCAGGATCCTTGCTACGGGCGCTCCGCTCCCGGAATTATCGACTCTTCGTCACGGGACAGAGCGTCTCCCTCATCGGGTTCTGGATGCAACGGATCGCCATGAGTTGGCTCGTCTACCGCCTCACCGATTCCCCCGTAGCCTTGGGAATCGTCGATTTTGTGGGACAGGTTCCCATACTTCTTTCCCTTTACACAGGCGTTCTGCTCGAAAAATGGGATCTCCGGAAGACCGTTTTCGTCTGCCAGTTTCTCTCCATGTGCCAAGCTTTCATCCTCGCGGCGCTGACGCTCACGGGGAGGGTCCAGTATTGGCACGTTGTGGTTCTCTCATGCTTCATGGGGTTCATCAATGCCTTCGAACTCCCCGCCCGACAGTCCTTCGTCATCTTTATGGTGGACGACAAACAAGACCTTGGGAATGCCATCGGTCTCAATTCCTCCATCTTCAATCTCGCACGGCTCCTGGGTCCCACCTTGGGAGGCATCACGATCGCCACTGTGGGCGAAGGAATCTGTTTTCTCCTGAACGGCGTTTCTTATCTGGCGACTCTGGTCGCCATCGCCCTTATGCGCCTCACCCGGAAGCCCATCGCAAAACCCGACGAAGAAGACGGCGTCCGACAGAGCAAGATGGCGGACTTCCGCGAGGGATGGCGCTACGTCACCACCTTCGAACCCATCCGGGACATCCTCCTCGCTCTGGCGCTCCTCTCCATCTTCGGCCTTCCCTACCTGATCCTGCTTCCCGTCTTCGCCCGGGAAATCCTTCACGGCGGTCCAAAAACGCTGGGTTTTCTCCTTACCGCATCAGGGGTCGGCGCATTGACGGGTTCGATCATGATCGCGCTCCGAAAGACTCCCGTCGGACTCAGCAGGGTTGTGGCCTATACGCTCACGGGATTCGGATGCGCCACCGGGGCCTTCGCCCTTTCCCGGTGGTTTCCGCTCTCCCTTCCTCTCATGGCGTTTGTGGGCTTTGCCATGGTGGTGACCCTCGTCTCCTGTAATACCCTCGTACAGACTCTCGTGGACGACGACAAACGCAACCGCGTCATGGGAATCTATATCTTCGCCCTCAATGGAATGGGCCCTGCGGGAAGCCTCCTTCTCGGCTGGCTTGCCTCCATCATAGGTGCACCACTCGCCCTTGCGTCGGGTTCCGCAATCTGTATCGTCACGGGCATCGTCTTCTGGCGCAGGCTGCCCCGTCTCTGGACCCAAGCCGTTCCCATCTACCGAGCAAAGGGACTGCTTCCCCAGGAAGACGCCTTCGAAAATGCCCCCTCCGCGGGGGCTGAACCGGCGTCCGCTTCGACCTCCACAACGTAGCCGAAAAACACTTTTTGGAAAGCGCTTCTTCTTTTGGTATAGCGATCAGCGATCCGAGTGACGTTGAGACTCTCGTGCTGGGGCTCGCGCAATACGCCGTTATAGCTGATGGCTTCTGTTTTCCGGTTGTTCTCCGGAAAACAGGAGTTTTTTATCTTCTTCGCTTTTTTGCTTCTGG
It encodes:
- a CDS encoding ABC transporter ATP-binding protein produces the protein MPRESDHTVPNSAAPETESAGTAPESASKPLLVVEALDVHYGKIHAVRGVSFAVASGEIVSIVGANGAGKSTIMWALTGVVRSSGGRVLWDGEPLPKSPHEVVRKGLALVPERRRLFAPLTVRENLVMGAYLRKDKNVDKDYERIFTLFPVLRQRLGQLAGTLSGGEQQMLAISRALLSAPRMLLFDEPSLGLAPRIVEQLMETIVELRNSGITVLMVEQNAVQALEISDRAHVLEAGALVKGGTGKELLDDPAVRCAYLGEIAQDATA
- a CDS encoding MFS transporter encodes the protein MLRALRSRNYRLFVTGQSVSLIGFWMQRIAMSWLVYRLTDSPVALGIVDFVGQVPILLSLYTGVLLEKWDLRKTVFVCQFLSMCQAFILAALTLTGRVQYWHVVVLSCFMGFINAFELPARQSFVIFMVDDKQDLGNAIGLNSSIFNLARLLGPTLGGITIATVGEGICFLLNGVSYLATLVAIALMRLTRKPIAKPDEEDGVRQSKMADFREGWRYVTTFEPIRDILLALALLSIFGLPYLILLPVFAREILHGGPKTLGFLLTASGVGALTGSIMIALRKTPVGLSRVVAYTLTGFGCATGAFALSRWFPLSLPLMAFVGFAMVVTLVSCNTLVQTLVDDDKRNRVMGIYIFALNGMGPAGSLLLGWLASIIGAPLALASGSAICIVTGIVFWRRLPRLWTQAVPIYRAKGLLPQEDAFENAPSAGAEPASASTSTT